The Pan troglodytes isolate AG18354 chromosome 7, NHGRI_mPanTro3-v2.0_pri, whole genome shotgun sequence genome has a window encoding:
- the GPIHBP1 gene encoding glycosylphosphatidylinositol-anchored high density lipoprotein-binding protein 1 isoform X2, which produces MKALGAVLLALLLCGRPGRGQTQQEEEEEDEDHGPDDYDEEDEDEVEEEETNRLPGGRSRVLLRCYTCKSLPRDERCNLTQNCSHGQTCITLIAHGNTESGLLTTHSTWCTDSCQPITKTVEGTQVTMTCCQSSLCNVPPWQSSRVQDPTVMTGAQQPLCTMRQH; this is translated from the exons ATGAAGGCGCTCGGGGCTGTCCTGCTTGCCCTTTTGCTGTGCGGGCGGCCAG GGAGAGGGCAGAcacagcaggaggaagaggaagaggacgAGGACCACGGGCCAGATGACTACGACGAGGAAGATGAGGATgaggtggaagaggaggagaCCAACAGGCTCCCTGGTGGCAGGAGCAGAG TGCTGCTGCGGTGCTACACCTGCAAGTCCCTGCCCAGGGACGAGCGCTGCAACCTGACACAGAACTGCTCACATGGCCAGACCTGCATAACCCTCATTGCCCACGGGAACACCG AGTCAGGCCTCCTGACCACCCACTCCACGTGGTGCACAGACAGCTGCCAGCCCATCACCAAGACGGTCGAGGGGACCCAGGTGACCATGACCTGCTGCCAGTCCAGCCTGTGCAATGTCCCACCCTGGCAAAGCTCCCGAGTCCAGGACCCAACAG
- the GPIHBP1 gene encoding glycosylphosphatidylinositol-anchored high density lipoprotein-binding protein 1 isoform X1 encodes MKALGAVLLALLLCGRPGRGQTQQEEEEEDEDHGPDDYDEEDEDEVEEEETNRLPGGRSRVLLRCYTCKSLPRDERCNLTQNCSHGQTCITLIAHGNTESGLLTTHSTWCTDSCQPITKTVEGTQVTMTCCQSSLCNVPPWQSSRVQDPTGKGAGGPRGSSETVGAALLLNLLAGLGAMGAGRP; translated from the exons ATGAAGGCGCTCGGGGCTGTCCTGCTTGCCCTTTTGCTGTGCGGGCGGCCAG GGAGAGGGCAGAcacagcaggaggaagaggaagaggacgAGGACCACGGGCCAGATGACTACGACGAGGAAGATGAGGATgaggtggaagaggaggagaCCAACAGGCTCCCTGGTGGCAGGAGCAGAG TGCTGCTGCGGTGCTACACCTGCAAGTCCCTGCCCAGGGACGAGCGCTGCAACCTGACACAGAACTGCTCACATGGCCAGACCTGCATAACCCTCATTGCCCACGGGAACACCG AGTCAGGCCTCCTGACCACCCACTCCACGTGGTGCACAGACAGCTGCCAGCCCATCACCAAGACGGTCGAGGGGACCCAGGTGACCATGACCTGCTGCCAGTCCAGCCTGTGCAATGTCCCACCCTGGCAAAGCTCCCGAGTCCAGGACCCAACAGGCAAGGGGGCAGGCGGCCCCCGGGGCAGCTCCGAAACTGTGGGCGCAGCCCTCCTGCTCAACCTCCTCGCCGGCCTTGGAGCGATGGGGGCCGGGAGACCCTGA